In Alphaproteobacteria bacterium, the genomic window CCACTCTAACCTTCCTGCTTCTAAAATTTCCTCCCAGAAAAAACGTCTTGGGTCTGTTTTTCTGTCTGTAAGTGGTGGCGTCTGATCAAGAGGGCGAAAGCCGATATCACCACAAAACTGGCGCAGAGCCGTAATAGCTGCATCCGGCACCTTCAAGGAGTTCTTTGTAAGAAGATTGACAAAGCCGCGAGCTGTAGTGAAGTAAAGCTGTGCATTTGTTGGTGTTTTATTGTTGCATTGCTTTGTAGATACGCCAACCGATTTCTTGATGCCGTTTGGAAATTCAAGACTAATTACAAGGTCACTCTTGCATCGAGTGACACCAATTCCATTGATTTCTAGCCACCTTTTTCCATCCTCGGATGTTGCTAGCGCTCCAGTAGATATCGCAGAGGCTCTAATAATTTCAGAGCATCCGTATGCGGATGAAATATAGAAAAGAAGTAGTCGAGCCGGATCGCCTGTATTTACATGAGTGATAATTTTTGTTGGCACCTTTAATGGGTAGAGAACAATATTAATTTCTTCAGTGATGGTATCTTCAAACGCATGTCCCGCCTTGCGCCCGATAGTGCCCGCTTGAATTTGTAAAGCATGTTGTTCATTTTCTGGGTTTAAAGCCATTTTCACAACCATGCGTTAATTTAGCTATATTGATTCCTAATCCTTCAGCCAGCCGAATAAGATTGATAAGTGATGGATTCCTCTTTCCTCTTTCCAACATGCTGATATAGGTGCGATCAAAGCCGCATTTGTCAGCCAACTCCTCTTGAGACAAATCAAGAGCGAGGCGATACTTTTTTATGTTTTCACCAAGGGTAAAAAGAGTGTTTATCATGTATGGACTATTAACGTGT contains:
- a CDS encoding helix-turn-helix transcriptional regulator, whose protein sequence is MSTHVNSPYMINTLFTLGENIKKYRLALDLSQEELADKCGFDRTYISMLERGKRNPSLINLIRLAEGLGINIAKLTHGCENGFKPRK